The window TGCGGTGATCATCCGTAGCTAATTTTCTTCTTCTGACTTCAGGAACGCTTCCAGCGCATCGAGCCGCCGTTCCCATTGCTGTTGCAGACGGTGCGCCCAGGCCTCGACCTCGCGCATGGCGGCGACGTTGACGCGGTAGATGCGCTGCTGGCCGCGGCGCTCCACCAGCACCAGCCCGGCCTCGCGCAACGCCTTCAGGTGCTGGCTGATGGCCGGGGCGCTGACGTCGA is drawn from Candidatus Promineifilum breve and contains these coding sequences:
- a CDS encoding metalloregulator ArsR/SmtB family transcription factor, yielding MDRFTALADPTRRAILEMLARRGEMAAGDIAAQFDVSAPAISQHLKALREAGLVLVERRGQQRIYRVNVAAMREVEAWAHRLQQQWERRLDALEAFLKSEEEN